A single Pan troglodytes isolate AG18354 chromosome X, NHGRI_mPanTro3-v2.0_pri, whole genome shotgun sequence DNA region contains:
- the MSN gene encoding moesin isoform X2 codes for MGNHELYMRRRKPDTIEVQQMKAQAREEKHQKQMERAMLENEKKKREMAEKEKEKIEREKEELMERLKQIEEQTKKAQQELEEQTRRALELEQERKRAQSEAEKLAKERQEAEEAKEALLQASRDQKKTQEQLALEMAELTARISQLEMARQKKESEAVEWQQKAQMVQEDLEKTRAELKTAMSTPHVAEPAENEQDEQDENGAEASADLRADAMAKDRSEEERTTEAEKNERVQKHLKALTSELANARDESKKTANDMIHAENMRLGRDKYKTLRQIRQGNTKQRIDEFESM; via the exons ATGGGGAACCATGAACTATACATGCGCCGTCGCAAGCCTGACACCATTGAGGTGCAGCAGATGAAGGCACAGGCCCGGGAGGAGAAGCACCAAAAGCAGATGGAGCG TGCTATGCTGGAAAATGAGAAGAAGAAGCGTGAaatggcagaaaaggagaaagagaagattgAACGGGAGAAGGAGGAGCTGatggagaggctgaagcagatcGAGGAACAGACTAAGAAGGCTCAGCAAG AACTGGAAGAACAGACCCGTAGGGCTCTGGAACTTGAGCAGGAACGGAAGCGTGCCCAGAGCGAGGCTGAAAAGCTGGCCAAGGAGCGTCAAGAAGCTGAAGAGGCCAAGGAGGCCTTGCTGCAGGCCTCCCGGGACCAGAAAAAGACTCAGGAACAGCTG GCCTTGGAAATGGCAGAGCTGACAGCTCGAATCTCCCAGCTGGAGATGGCCCGACAGAAGAAGGAGAGTGAGGCTGTGGAGTGGCAGCAGAAG GCCCAGATGGTACAGGAAGACTTGGAGAAGACCCGTGCTGAGCTGAAGACTGCCATGAGTACACCTCATGTGGCAGAGCCTGCTGAGAATGAGCAGGATGAGCAGGATGAGAATGGGGCAGAGGCTAGTGCTGACCTACGGGCTGATGCTATGGCCAAGGACCGCAGTGAGGAGGAACGTACCACTGAGGCAGAGAAGAATGAGCGTGTGCAGAAGCACCTGAAG GCCCTCACTTCGGAGCTGGCCAATGCCAGAGATGAGTCCAAGAAGACTGCCAATGACATGATCCATGCTGAGAACATGCGACTGGGCCGAGACAAATACAAGACCCTGCGCCAGATCCGGCAGGGCAACACCAAGCAGCGCATTGACGAATTTGAGTCTATGTAA